One Panicum virgatum strain AP13 chromosome 3N, P.virgatum_v5, whole genome shotgun sequence DNA segment encodes these proteins:
- the LOC120668002 gene encoding translation initiation factor IF-2-like, which yields MSTASSTAAPPPWRPSPAGTLPLLCAPRGPTTTSLPPAARTAANPRTVGQIPPPVRSRAETAAGIPPPARASPRHGSLLVWVTGAVLTLVFLWWVTDAVPLEVASMAPLFLFPPRAPPHELGHRHGSPSRAPPHAMEGLLELHRIWHGGAPLSSAGSRGPAAGSRGPGEARRRWVGRGTAAPTASSCSGRLARPAPAAGTSHAPHGGGGGRLPTRLLPTAGARSGQLPRPAPADPQRWRPARPTAAAAGCPRAAEIREMRGG from the coding sequence ATGAGCACAGCGTCATCAACAGCCGCTCCACCtccctggcgtccatctccgGCGGGCACCCTGCCACTACTGTGCGCACCACGGGGGCCGACGACGACCTCTCTGCCGCCAGCGGCTCGCACCGCCGCGAATCCACGCACGGTCGGGCAGATCCCGCCGCCGGTGCGCAGTCGTGCGGAGACCGCGGCAGggatcccgccgccggcgcgcgcgagccCGCGGCACGGCTCCCTCCTCGTGTGGGTCACCGGCGCCGTGCTCACGTTGGTCTTCCTCTGGTGGGTCACCGACGCCGTGCCGCTGGAGGTCGCGTCCATGGCGCCGCTCTTCCTCttccctcctcgagctccaccgCATGAGCTCGGTCACCGCCATGGATCGCcttctcgagctccgccgcacgccatggagggcctcctcgagctccaccgGATCTGGCACGGTGGCGCCCCCTTGAGCTCCGCCGGATCTAGGGGCCCCGCCGCCGGATCGAGGGGTCCCGGCGAGGCACGACGACGGTGGGTCGGGCGAGGCACGGCGGCTCCCACAGCCAGCTCCTGCAGCGGCCGGCTCGCACGGCCAGCTCCTGCGGCGGGGACGTCCCACGcaccccacggcggcggcggcggccggctgccCACGCGCCTGCTCCCCACGGCCGGCGCCCGCAGTGGCCAGCTCCCACGACCGGCTCCCGCAGACCcgcagcggtggcggcctgcgcgccccacggcggcggcggccggctgccCGCGAGCTGCAGAGATAAGAGAGATGAGAGGAGGGtaa
- the LOC120666605 gene encoding protein SYM1-like isoform X2 encodes MPKQSFVNLSTKVILNQIVLGPCVIAVVFAWNNLWLGKLSELPSKYQNDALPTLLYGFKFWIPVLIVNFGMIPLPARVAFMTSCAIFCNFYLSTAMNK; translated from the exons ATGCCCAAGCAGTCATTTGTAAATTTGTCAACTAAG GTCATACTGAACCAGATCGTGCTTGGTCCTTGTGTTATTGCTGTAGTTTTTGCTTGGAACAACTTATGGTTAGGGAAATTATCAGAGCTGCCATCTAAATATCAGAATGATGCGCTTCCTACACTTCTATATG GGTTTAAGTTTTGGATTCCTGTATTAATTGTCAACTTTGG GATGATTCCTTTGCCAGCTCGTGTTGCCTTTATGACCTCTTGTGCCATTTTTTGTAACTTTTATTTATCGACTGCTATGAACAAGTGA
- the LOC120666605 gene encoding uncharacterized protein LOC120666605 isoform X1, producing MPKQSFVNLSTKVILNQIVLGPCVIAVVFAWNNLWLGKLSELPSKYQNDALPTLLYGLCMYEPRSPCYLPPIQNLCPGFIGYIHPTEKNVKEIVLTGMEGFFLLNSSGGSA from the exons ATGCCCAAGCAGTCATTTGTAAATTTGTCAACTAAG GTCATACTGAACCAGATCGTGCTTGGTCCTTGTGTTATTGCTGTAGTTTTTGCTTGGAACAACTTATGGTTAGGGAAATTATCAGAGCTGCCATCTAAATATCAGAATGATGCGCTTCCTACACTTCTATATG GCTTATGTATGTATGAGCCCCGTTCACCATGTTATCTACCCCCAATACAAAATTTATGCCCTGGTTTTATTGGTTATATTCATCCAACAGAGAAGAATGTGAAGGAGATAGTTTTGACAGGCATGGAAGGTTTCTTCCTCTTGAACAGTTCCGGTGGATCAGCATAA